A window of Thermosynechococcus sp. NK55a contains these coding sequences:
- a CDS encoding iron uptake porin, translating to MSRIFLGLALASPAVLLGTFVGSAMAADTVAANSGGAQLPAPTAAAESLTPLPQNTTLIAQNHGNKLPLPSVANLKVDDAATSTMGQVTSVSQLSDVSPTDWAYQALASLVEKYGCIAGYPDGTFRGNRAATRYEMAAALNACLDVISDRFATKEDLATLRRLMDEFKAELATLRGRVDKLEARTAQLEARQFATLTKLNATVIFNISDVLTEGQALRPGAPGPQATVQTNVVANTRVRLNFDTSFYGKDRLRLRLAAANIIPYSGLALTSTNMGRLGYDGTTGNQFELQKAFYSFPVTSRGQMILDFAGGEFNDNINNFNPFLQSSDTGALSRFGRFNPIYRAGSGVTAAGVTFKYNVLQNKKRGTGVTLNVGYLAPFANDPDANANNGLNGFFDGAYAALAQVDVQPIKNLALGVTYTHSYGLDPFGGTGSSLARSAANPLNLIPLGVAAQAADSVGFQFTYRPIKQLNLAGWAGYANVYQVRLAGPRREAEIVNWAITFASPDLWRKGDLAGLVFGQPPQLISITNVPSVPGESYTQFNSYHLEGFYRFAVSKNLSVTPGVIAIFNPNSNSNNDAIVVGAIRTTFSF from the coding sequence ATGTCCCGTATTTTCCTAGGCTTGGCCTTGGCCTCCCCTGCTGTGTTGTTAGGAACCTTTGTAGGGTCGGCTATGGCAGCCGATACTGTAGCGGCTAATTCTGGTGGTGCACAGTTGCCAGCCCCAACCGCAGCGGCTGAATCCTTAACCCCGCTGCCCCAAAACACGACGTTAATTGCTCAGAACCACGGTAACAAGCTGCCCCTACCCTCGGTGGCGAATCTAAAGGTAGATGATGCTGCCACCTCCACTATGGGGCAAGTGACTTCTGTGTCCCAGCTTTCGGATGTCAGCCCCACCGATTGGGCCTATCAAGCCTTGGCGTCACTGGTAGAGAAATACGGCTGTATTGCCGGCTATCCCGATGGCACTTTCCGGGGTAATCGGGCAGCCACCCGTTATGAAATGGCTGCGGCTTTGAACGCCTGCTTGGACGTAATCAGCGATCGCTTTGCCACCAAGGAAGACCTCGCCACCCTGCGGCGCCTGATGGATGAGTTCAAGGCTGAATTGGCGACCCTGCGCGGTCGGGTAGATAAGCTAGAGGCTCGCACTGCTCAGTTGGAAGCACGGCAATTTGCAACCCTCACGAAACTCAATGCCACGGTAATTTTCAACATTTCAGATGTGTTGACGGAGGGCCAAGCGCTGCGTCCCGGAGCACCTGGACCTCAAGCAACAGTCCAGACCAACGTTGTTGCTAACACCCGCGTACGCCTGAACTTTGATACCAGCTTCTACGGCAAAGACCGTCTGCGGTTGCGGTTGGCGGCAGCCAATATTATTCCCTACTCAGGATTAGCATTAACGAGTACCAACATGGGGCGCCTCGGCTATGATGGCACTACCGGTAACCAATTTGAGCTGCAAAAAGCATTCTACAGCTTCCCGGTGACCTCTCGGGGTCAGATGATTCTTGACTTTGCAGGGGGTGAGTTCAACGACAACATCAATAACTTCAATCCCTTCCTACAATCCAGTGACACCGGTGCCCTGTCTCGCTTTGGCCGCTTTAACCCCATCTACCGCGCAGGCAGCGGTGTCACTGCGGCGGGCGTGACCTTTAAGTACAACGTTCTGCAAAACAAAAAGCGCGGTACGGGCGTTACCCTTAACGTGGGCTACCTTGCCCCATTTGCAAATGATCCCGATGCAAACGCTAACAATGGTTTGAATGGCTTCTTTGACGGTGCCTATGCGGCTCTGGCGCAGGTGGATGTTCAACCCATTAAGAATTTAGCCCTCGGGGTCACCTACACCCACTCCTACGGTTTAGATCCCTTTGGGGGTACAGGGAGTTCGCTTGCGCGCTCTGCAGCGAATCCTCTTAATCTTATTCCTCTTGGTGTGGCTGCTCAGGCGGCTGATTCAGTGGGTTTCCAGTTTACCTACCGGCCGATTAAGCAGTTGAATCTGGCAGGCTGGGCTGGCTACGCCAACGTCTATCAGGTGCGACTGGCAGGACCACGGCGCGAAGCGGAGATCGTCAACTGGGCTATTACCTTTGCTTCGCCAGACCTCTGGCGCAAGGGCGACTTGGCGGGCTTGGTCTTTGGTCAGCCGCCGCAGCTCATCAGCATTACCAATGTCCCGAGTGTTCCTGGAGAGAGCTACACTCAGTTTAATTCCTATCACCTAGAGGGCTTTTACCGCTTTGCCGTCTCCAAGAATCTCTCGGTGACGCCGGGGGTAATTGCCATTTTTAACCCCAACAGTAACTCAAATAACGATGCCATTGTTGTGGGTGCTATCCGCACGACCTTTAGCTTCTAG
- a CDS encoding DUF3685 domain-containing protein, giving the protein MTPTTADASPTFGLIIVEGEDVIRLGLWTGIRQQLGIEPLVFHDGHSLITYLENTPLDEERTPWIVLCDAQLTVNDATTPWLWQWLKQHYPALRIILTVRPAALELVSLAQQAAVEGIYHRNTALSDLLAGILAIAQGEIVHTVTPPKPPLRVLFPNPWDRWRYQVLQQGLGEMDAWLQALDQHLGRASLSPLERLVCEGRHREIRAARWLVSRFLPQPSQTPLRPVASPVRPQIEIISQLVDRCLQRLQSDLLNLTSQPLELEVLILQQRRELLYTILRQWDVLVRTLQATPPSIEFLHQRGNPLLQDLWEQSLREFFRPYRFALGSNADLIEELLTERETVVSVYLKRIPFVAEMLAHLLVQQPLTLHQQTYRYGTAAALEILDALLDHWLLTIANGIVYPLLNRCCYSAVIQQTFFQSQYISTREIERFRNALSWHYRWQCWVKEPQNIFESRLVLLRLTERGIQELALTVPRQKELMQLEGIPYALTLALEARDALAPPVRAVVAWVGKGVVYLLTQVIGRGLGLIGRGILQGIGQSVGSGWSRAEAQKNSSKP; this is encoded by the coding sequence ATGACTCCTACCACTGCTGATGCCTCCCCGACTTTTGGCCTGATTATTGTCGAAGGAGAAGATGTTATCCGCCTTGGCCTCTGGACAGGCATTCGACAGCAGTTGGGAATTGAGCCGCTGGTCTTTCACGATGGCCACAGCCTAATCACCTATCTGGAAAACACGCCCCTCGATGAGGAACGCACGCCTTGGATTGTTCTCTGTGATGCCCAACTCACGGTCAATGATGCCACCACCCCTTGGCTGTGGCAGTGGCTGAAACAACACTATCCTGCCCTGCGGATCATTCTCACCGTCCGACCCGCTGCCCTTGAGTTAGTCTCCCTTGCTCAACAGGCCGCTGTCGAAGGCATTTACCATCGCAATACGGCGCTGAGTGATCTGTTGGCGGGAATTCTGGCCATTGCCCAAGGGGAAATCGTTCACACAGTAACGCCCCCGAAGCCGCCTTTGAGGGTGCTGTTTCCCAATCCGTGGGATCGTTGGCGGTACCAGGTTCTCCAGCAAGGACTGGGGGAAATGGATGCATGGTTGCAGGCTTTGGATCAGCATCTGGGTCGGGCGAGCCTGTCGCCCCTTGAACGGCTTGTGTGTGAAGGCCGCCATCGGGAAATTCGGGCCGCCCGCTGGTTGGTGTCCCGTTTCCTGCCACAGCCAAGTCAAACACCCCTTAGGCCGGTGGCATCCCCCGTGCGTCCGCAGATTGAAATCATTTCCCAACTGGTGGATCGCTGCTTACAACGGCTGCAGTCGGATCTGTTGAACCTAACATCGCAGCCTTTGGAGCTAGAGGTGCTCATCCTCCAACAGCGGCGGGAACTGCTCTATACTATCCTGCGGCAGTGGGATGTCCTGGTGCGCACTCTACAAGCGACACCCCCTAGTATTGAATTTCTGCACCAGCGGGGCAACCCCCTACTACAGGACCTGTGGGAGCAGAGCCTGCGGGAGTTTTTTCGTCCCTATCGTTTTGCCCTCGGCAGTAACGCCGACCTCATTGAGGAATTGCTCACAGAAAGGGAAACCGTGGTCAGCGTGTATCTGAAGCGAATCCCGTTTGTGGCGGAGATGCTGGCTCATTTACTGGTCCAGCAGCCCCTCACCCTCCATCAGCAAACCTATCGCTACGGCACCGCTGCGGCCTTAGAGATCCTCGATGCCCTCCTTGATCACTGGTTGCTCACTATTGCCAATGGCATCGTCTATCCACTCCTGAATCGGTGTTGCTATAGCGCGGTGATTCAGCAGACATTTTTCCAGTCGCAATACATCTCAACGCGGGAAATAGAACGCTTTCGCAACGCTCTCTCTTGGCATTACCGCTGGCAATGTTGGGTCAAGGAACCGCAAAACATCTTTGAAAGTCGCTTGGTTTTACTGCGGCTAACGGAGCGAGGGATTCAGGAACTGGCGCTGACTGTCCCCCGTCAAAAGGAACTGATGCAACTAGAAGGGATTCCCTACGCTCTGACCTTGGCTCTTGAGGCTCGCGATGCTTTAGCCCCCCCAGTGCGTGCAGTGGTGGCTTGGGTCGGCAAGGGGGTGGTCTATCTGCTGACGCAGGTGATTGGTCGCGGTTTGGGGCTGATTGGCCGAGGCATTTTGCAGGGAATTGGTCAATCCGTTGGCAGTGGCTGGAGTCGCGCTGAAGCCCAAAAAAATTCATCTAAACCTTGA
- a CDS encoding NAD-dependent epimerase/dehydratase family protein yields the protein MRVLVIGGDGYCGWATALYLSNRGHDVAILDSLIRRHWDAELCVETLTPIAPIQHRLQRWQDLTGKRIGLYIGDICNYHFLERAMLEFQPEAIVHFGEQRSAPYSMIDREHAVFTQVNNVVGTLNLLYAIHTHNPDCHLVKLGTMGEYGTPNIDIEEGYITIEHNGRKDTLPYPKQPGSFYHLSKVHDSHNIHFACRTWGLRATDLNQGVVYGVLTEETGMDELLINRLDYDGIFGTALNRFCIQAAIGHPLTVYGKGGQTRGFLDIRDTVRCIELAVNNPAAPGEFRVLNQFTEQFSVGDLAHKVQEAGKALGLKVEIQHLENPRVEKEEHYFNAKNTKLLDLGLQPHYLSDSLLDSLLNFAIKYKDRVDVNHILPKVKWRA from the coding sequence ATGAGAGTCCTTGTAATTGGCGGTGATGGCTATTGTGGCTGGGCGACAGCCCTGTACCTTTCGAATCGGGGTCATGATGTTGCAATTTTGGATAGCCTAATTCGGCGGCATTGGGATGCTGAACTTTGTGTGGAAACCCTCACGCCGATCGCCCCCATTCAGCACCGTCTGCAACGCTGGCAGGATCTCACTGGCAAAAGGATTGGCCTTTATATTGGCGATATTTGTAACTATCACTTCCTTGAGCGCGCCATGCTCGAGTTTCAGCCGGAGGCAATTGTCCACTTTGGTGAACAGCGCTCTGCCCCTTACTCCATGATTGATCGTGAACACGCCGTCTTCACCCAAGTCAATAACGTTGTCGGCACCCTCAACCTGCTGTACGCCATCCATACCCACAATCCCGACTGCCATCTTGTCAAACTGGGTACGATGGGTGAATACGGCACCCCCAACATTGACATTGAAGAGGGCTACATCACCATTGAACACAATGGTCGCAAAGATACATTGCCCTATCCCAAGCAGCCCGGTAGCTTCTATCACCTCAGTAAAGTTCACGATAGTCACAATATCCACTTTGCCTGCCGCACCTGGGGCTTGCGAGCCACCGATTTGAACCAAGGGGTGGTTTATGGCGTCCTCACCGAAGAAACGGGCATGGATGAACTGTTGATTAACCGCCTTGACTACGACGGTATCTTTGGCACCGCTCTCAATCGCTTCTGCATTCAAGCTGCCATTGGCCATCCACTGACGGTTTATGGCAAGGGGGGGCAAACTCGCGGTTTCTTAGACATTCGCGATACGGTGCGCTGTATTGAGTTGGCCGTTAACAATCCAGCAGCGCCGGGTGAATTCCGCGTCCTTAACCAATTCACCGAACAATTTAGTGTCGGTGACCTTGCCCACAAGGTCCAAGAAGCGGGTAAAGCCCTTGGCCTCAAGGTGGAAATCCAACACCTCGAAAACCCCCGCGTTGAAAAAGAAGAGCACTACTTCAACGCCAAAAACACCAAGCTGCTGGATTTGGGACTACAGCCCCACTATCTGTCGGATTCCCTCCTTGACTCACTCTTGAACTTTGCCATCAAATACAAAGACCGGGTGGATGTCAACCACATTCTCCCGAAAGTGAAGTGGCGCGCCTAA
- a CDS encoding sulfurtransferase, producing MTPYAVTASWLAEHLADPSVVIVDCRFDLMDTTRGQREYAQGHLPGAYYLDLEQDLSSPRQEHGGRHPLPDPEKLAVRLNQMGVTPETLVVAYDDSRFAYAARCWWLLRWLGHDRVAVLDGGYRTYVAAGHAITSLVPPPRQGNFKPQPHPEWVVDRAAVIAAQGDPQTVIVDAREPRRYRGEIEPIDPIAGHIPGAVNYPWQAIANEQGRLKSVAELQAHWQPLARAKQIIVYCGSGVTACVDILGLAIAGLHQTKLYAGSWSDWCSYLTAPNNRSL from the coding sequence ATGACTCCCTATGCTGTAACGGCGTCTTGGCTGGCTGAGCATTTGGCAGATCCAAGCGTTGTGATTGTGGACTGCCGCTTTGACCTTATGGACACGACGCGGGGGCAACGGGAGTATGCCCAGGGACACCTACCGGGCGCTTATTATCTTGACCTAGAGCAGGATCTCTCTAGCCCCCGGCAAGAACATGGCGGGCGTCATCCTTTGCCCGATCCCGAGAAATTAGCAGTACGGCTCAACCAAATGGGGGTCACTCCAGAAACGCTAGTGGTGGCCTATGATGATTCGCGGTTTGCCTATGCTGCTCGCTGCTGGTGGCTCTTGCGCTGGTTGGGACACGATCGCGTGGCGGTCCTCGATGGTGGCTATCGCACCTATGTAGCAGCGGGCCATGCCATCACGAGCCTTGTGCCACCGCCTCGGCAGGGAAACTTCAAGCCCCAGCCTCATCCTGAGTGGGTAGTGGATCGCGCTGCTGTGATTGCTGCTCAAGGCGACCCCCAAACGGTGATTGTGGATGCCCGCGAACCCCGTCGCTATCGCGGTGAAATTGAACCCATTGATCCGATAGCGGGTCATATTCCCGGAGCGGTGAACTATCCATGGCAGGCCATCGCCAATGAGCAGGGGCGACTCAAATCGGTTGCGGAACTGCAAGCCCACTGGCAGCCCTTGGCTAGGGCTAAGCAAATTATTGTCTATTGTGGATCGGGGGTAACGGCCTGTGTGGATATTTTGGGGCTGGCGATCGCTGGCCTGCATCAAACCAAACTCTATGCAGGCAGTTGGAGCGATTGGTGTTCCTATTTGACGGCACCTAACAACCGTTCGCTATGA
- a CDS encoding DUF3611 family protein produces MERLPGNAPPPSHRGTTQPLHRLGRELQRFGWIGFWIQVVLGFVSLLIIIIVIFSRQFNINRLQNGMNSPTLGLVLAIIGLVFLGVSIYCCYRYPQLGRRLDQPEKRPTKEHVIRSLNIGLWVNIAGMIFTVAAAEWNVGMLLLKVLSIPQGAAVYATNVLIEPLEIFVIQAKVNTIAAQLTGIIVALWLLRCVRRPV; encoded by the coding sequence ATGGAACGTCTTCCCGGTAATGCTCCCCCGCCGTCCCATCGAGGTACTACCCAACCGCTCCACCGTCTTGGCCGTGAACTGCAACGCTTTGGCTGGATTGGCTTTTGGATCCAGGTCGTCCTTGGCTTTGTCTCGCTGTTGATTATTATTATTGTTATCTTTAGCCGCCAATTTAATATCAATCGTCTGCAAAACGGCATGAACAGTCCCACCCTGGGCTTAGTGTTGGCGATTATTGGCCTAGTGTTTTTGGGTGTGAGTATTTACTGCTGCTATCGCTATCCGCAACTGGGCCGACGCTTGGATCAACCAGAAAAGCGCCCAACTAAGGAGCACGTGATCCGCAGCTTGAATATTGGTCTTTGGGTAAATATCGCTGGCATGATTTTTACCGTGGCCGCCGCAGAGTGGAATGTGGGGATGTTATTACTCAAGGTGTTGTCCATTCCCCAAGGGGCAGCGGTCTATGCCACTAATGTATTGATTGAGCCGTTGGAGATTTTTGTAATTCAGGCGAAGGTGAACACGATTGCTGCTCAGTTGACGGGTATTATTGTGGCGCTGTGGTTGTTGCGCTGTGTGCGCCGTCCAGTGTGA
- the pyrF gene encoding orotidine-5'-phosphate decarboxylase, translating into MFNSQAAVASKIIVALDVPNLEVAIATIHRLPQVQFWKVGLELFCASGPIILDVLKDQGKRIFLDLKLHDIPNTVAAAARAIAPYGVDFVTIHTATGLVGLKTAQAALRESATQLIGVTLLTSIGADTLQQELQIPLDPATYVERMASLAHQAGLAGIVCSPQEAARVKQRWGEDFLRICPGIRPLGSATGDQARSLTPNAAFAAGASYLVIGRPILQAADPAAAFDEICCSLV; encoded by the coding sequence TTGTTTAATTCTCAAGCGGCTGTTGCTAGCAAAATTATTGTGGCTTTGGATGTGCCCAATTTGGAGGTAGCGATCGCCACTATCCACAGGCTGCCCCAAGTGCAATTTTGGAAAGTGGGGCTAGAACTCTTTTGCGCCAGTGGGCCGATTATTCTTGATGTCCTCAAGGATCAGGGGAAGCGTATCTTTCTCGATCTAAAGCTTCATGATATTCCCAATACGGTAGCGGCCGCCGCACGAGCGATCGCTCCCTATGGGGTGGACTTTGTAACCATCCACACTGCCACTGGCTTAGTCGGTCTGAAAACTGCTCAGGCAGCTCTCAGGGAAAGCGCCACTCAACTCATTGGTGTCACATTGCTCACCAGCATTGGCGCAGACACCCTGCAGCAGGAACTCCAAATTCCCCTTGATCCGGCTACCTATGTAGAGCGCATGGCTAGTCTTGCCCATCAAGCAGGACTGGCGGGCATTGTCTGCTCACCGCAGGAAGCTGCACGGGTGAAACAACGCTGGGGCGAGGATTTCTTGAGAATTTGTCCGGGGATTCGCCCCCTTGGTAGCGCAACGGGCGATCAAGCGCGATCCCTGACGCCTAATGCTGCCTTTGCTGCCGGTGCCTCTTACCTTGTCATTGGCCGCCCGATTTTACAAGCAGCGGATCCCGCCGCAGCCTTTGATGAAATTTGCTGCAGCCTTGTTTAA
- the glmU gene encoding bifunctional UDP-N-acetylglucosamine diphosphorylase/glucosamine-1-phosphate N-acetyltransferase GlmU yields MVIVAVLAAGRGTRMKSSLPKVLHPLGGRSLVGWVLHQVQSLQPQRQFVIIGYGGEAVRAALADQPHVEFVEQREQLGTGHAVQQLLPYLKDYEGHLLVLNGDVPLLRGQTLAHLLAVHQKHNNAATILTAQIPNPQGYGRVICDSQNMLKQIIEDRDCTTAQKQNRRINAGVYCFHWPQLAAVLPHLQSNNDQQEYYLTDAVNALSPVMAVDVEDYEEILGVNDRVQLATAYQVLQNRIKKAWMQAGVTLIDPASITIEDTVELAPDVVIEPQTHLRGQTRIGSGSIIGPGTLIENSVIGERVTARYAVITDSEIGEDTQVGPFAHIRQQSVVADHCRIGNFVELKKAQLGSDTKASHLSYLGDATLGDRVNIGAGTITANYDGVRKHPTHIGSGTKTGANSVLVAPVTLGNNVTVAAGSTVTEDVPDNALVIARCRQVVKPNWEPKA; encoded by the coding sequence ATGGTCATTGTGGCAGTCTTAGCGGCAGGACGAGGCACACGGATGAAATCCTCACTGCCAAAAGTTCTCCACCCCTTAGGTGGGCGATCGCTGGTGGGCTGGGTTTTACACCAAGTTCAATCTCTGCAACCGCAACGGCAGTTTGTGATCATTGGCTATGGAGGAGAGGCCGTCCGTGCCGCTTTAGCGGATCAGCCCCACGTGGAATTTGTCGAGCAGCGGGAACAGTTGGGAACAGGTCATGCTGTGCAGCAGCTTTTGCCCTACCTCAAGGACTATGAAGGCCATCTTTTGGTGCTCAATGGCGATGTGCCCCTATTGCGTGGTCAAACACTGGCACACTTGCTCGCAGTTCACCAGAAACACAACAATGCGGCCACTATTTTAACGGCACAAATTCCCAACCCCCAAGGCTATGGCCGCGTGATTTGCGACAGTCAGAATATGCTGAAGCAAATTATTGAGGATCGTGACTGCACCACAGCCCAAAAGCAAAACCGCCGCATTAATGCTGGGGTGTATTGTTTCCATTGGCCCCAACTTGCTGCTGTGTTGCCCCATCTCCAGTCCAATAATGATCAGCAGGAATACTACCTGACCGATGCCGTCAATGCCCTAAGTCCCGTGATGGCAGTGGACGTGGAAGACTATGAGGAGATTTTGGGCGTCAACGATCGCGTGCAGTTGGCGACAGCCTATCAAGTGCTCCAAAATCGAATCAAAAAAGCTTGGATGCAGGCGGGGGTGACCCTAATTGACCCGGCCAGTATCACGATTGAGGATACCGTTGAGCTAGCACCGGATGTGGTGATTGAACCCCAAACTCACCTGCGCGGCCAAACCCGTATTGGCAGTGGCAGCATTATTGGCCCCGGCACCTTGATTGAAAATAGTGTCATTGGCGAACGGGTGACCGCTCGCTATGCCGTGATTACCGACAGTGAGATTGGCGAGGATACCCAAGTAGGGCCTTTTGCCCACATCCGCCAGCAAAGTGTGGTTGCCGATCACTGCCGCATTGGCAACTTTGTGGAGCTAAAAAAAGCGCAGTTGGGCAGTGACACCAAGGCCTCCCATTTGTCCTACCTGGGGGATGCCACCTTGGGCGATCGCGTCAATATCGGGGCAGGAACAATCACCGCCAACTACGATGGTGTTCGCAAACACCCCACCCATATTGGTAGCGGCACCAAGACAGGGGCTAACAGTGTTTTAGTGGCACCAGTAACCCTTGGTAACAATGTCACAGTAGCGGCGGGTTCGACCGTCACAGAAGATGTACCGGATAATGCCCTTGTCATTGCCCGCTGTCGTCAAGTGGTCAAACCCAACTGGGAACCCAAAGCTTAG
- a CDS encoding HpsJ family protein, producing MTASKSTKRPVPLAAQFLKLVGIILLLTFLVEWGILFITPQFNNSQWQLTVVNQFIDRGATPLIGFVFIYTGFWIQAVSGSATQPEPGEPALKDWRFWVFVLSSLLGLLCLLAIPLYLSITGQITEQAVNQINQEAAQAEIRLEQEQQQIKQLASSGQLQQLLKSNQLPPDQRAILEQLQKDPQALDKQAGQARERIRSQQQEAVNRAQQEAFLNRLRVGIRSFLLAVGFITIGWSGLREHR from the coding sequence ATGACCGCTTCAAAATCAACCAAGCGACCTGTCCCCTTGGCAGCTCAGTTCCTAAAACTGGTGGGAATTATCCTACTCCTCACCTTTTTGGTCGAGTGGGGTATTCTCTTTATTACTCCCCAGTTTAATAACAGCCAGTGGCAACTCACGGTTGTCAACCAATTCATTGACCGCGGCGCCACCCCCTTGATTGGGTTTGTCTTTATCTACACTGGCTTTTGGATTCAAGCGGTCTCTGGGAGTGCTACGCAGCCGGAGCCAGGGGAACCTGCCCTGAAGGATTGGCGATTTTGGGTTTTTGTCCTCTCGAGTTTGCTGGGATTACTGTGCCTGCTGGCGATTCCTCTCTACCTATCCATTACAGGCCAAATTACGGAACAGGCGGTCAACCAAATCAATCAAGAGGCGGCACAGGCAGAAATTCGGCTGGAGCAGGAACAGCAACAAATCAAACAACTGGCCAGTAGCGGTCAATTGCAGCAACTTCTGAAAAGCAATCAACTGCCTCCCGATCAACGGGCGATTCTTGAGCAGTTACAAAAAGACCCCCAAGCCCTCGACAAACAAGCGGGTCAGGCACGGGAGCGCATCCGCAGTCAACAACAGGAAGCGGTCAATCGGGCACAACAGGAAGCTTTTTTGAATCGTTTAAGGGTAGGCATTCGTAGTTTTCTATTGGCAGTGGGCTTTATTACCATTGGTTGGAGTGGTCTGCGCGAGCACCGCTAG
- a CDS encoding SpoIID/LytB domain-containing protein: protein MVYLIVPWRFLSQSVGLGCLISLLLQLTAAAVELRVAVLDRVRQVTISSSTPAQLRDEVGRVLTVAPQQSITAVLTGTGLQAGGVHGRQVFLEPRDNGLVRVGDRWYRGRLQLVSTNEGILAINLVDLEAYLPSVVGKEMYPSWPLEALKAQAVASRSFVLFRRDRARRRPGSLFDVGATVTHQVYGGVSSETASTLAAVAATRGQVLTYNGRIIEALFHASSGGHTENSEDLWQTVIPYLRGTPDFDQVSPNFQWTVRFTAAQLQQRLPGIGSIVGFRPLQLTPQGRVMSVQVVGTAGSRTISGSELRRALGLRSTLLTITPEYGNVASQRAQGVPVAFTITGRGHGHGLGMSQWGAYGMALQGYTYDQILGHYYQGVTLSVLDTTER from the coding sequence ATGGTTTACCTCATCGTGCCTTGGCGCTTTCTGTCGCAGTCGGTGGGTCTTGGCTGCTTGATCAGTTTGCTCCTACAACTGACGGCCGCAGCAGTGGAATTGCGGGTCGCGGTTTTGGATCGGGTGCGTCAAGTAACAATTAGTAGCTCCACCCCAGCGCAATTACGGGATGAGGTGGGTCGGGTCCTGACAGTGGCACCGCAGCAGAGTATTACCGCTGTCCTCACAGGGACTGGCCTACAAGCAGGGGGTGTGCATGGCCGGCAAGTTTTCCTCGAACCTCGAGACAATGGCCTCGTGCGAGTGGGCGATCGCTGGTATCGCGGGCGGTTGCAATTGGTGAGTACCAATGAGGGGATTCTCGCCATCAATCTTGTGGATTTAGAGGCGTATCTGCCCAGTGTAGTGGGTAAGGAAATGTATCCCTCTTGGCCGCTAGAAGCCCTCAAAGCCCAAGCAGTGGCTTCCCGTTCCTTTGTTCTCTTTCGGCGCGATCGCGCCCGCCGTCGGCCGGGCAGCCTTTTTGATGTGGGTGCCACCGTTACTCATCAGGTGTATGGGGGGGTCAGTTCAGAAACCGCCAGTACCCTAGCCGCCGTTGCCGCTACCCGCGGTCAAGTGCTGACCTACAATGGCCGAATTATTGAAGCGCTCTTTCATGCCTCCTCTGGCGGGCACACAGAAAATTCAGAAGACCTTTGGCAAACTGTGATTCCCTACCTGCGGGGTACCCCTGACTTTGACCAAGTCTCCCCCAACTTTCAATGGACGGTTCGTTTTACAGCCGCACAACTGCAGCAACGCCTCCCCGGTATTGGTTCAATTGTTGGCTTTCGCCCCTTACAATTGACCCCCCAAGGGCGAGTCATGTCAGTGCAAGTGGTGGGCACAGCCGGTAGCCGCACAATTTCTGGCAGTGAACTACGGCGCGCGTTGGGACTGCGCAGTACCCTACTGACGATCACACCAGAATATGGCAATGTGGCCAGCCAAAGGGCTCAAGGTGTGCCAGTGGCTTTTACAATTACTGGACGGGGTCACGGCCATGGCCTGGGCATGAGTCAATGGGGGGCCTACGGTATGGCCTTGCAGGGTTACACCTACGACCAAATTTTAGGGCATTATTACCAAGGCGTTACATTGAGTGTATTGGACACAACTGAGCGTTGA
- a CDS encoding histidine phosphatase family protein, with the protein MVLTLYFLRHGQTSFSRANAYCGELDPPLTDAGLAMAEAFAEHYAQLSWQAVFVSPMVRTRATAQPLCDRLGLQMQIRDGLREIHYGQWEGLSPEEVNAKFHDDYVRWLADPGWNAPTGGERGIDIYYRSNAVLLEIEREYPDGNVLLVSHKATIRIMLCGLLGIDVGRFRDRIAAPVASVSVVEYTSRGPLLLALAERSHLSPELRHLPGT; encoded by the coding sequence GTGGTCTTAACACTCTATTTCTTGCGCCACGGGCAAACTAGCTTTAGTCGTGCCAATGCCTACTGTGGAGAACTGGATCCACCCTTGACGGATGCTGGCCTAGCGATGGCTGAAGCGTTTGCCGAGCACTATGCCCAGTTGTCTTGGCAGGCAGTCTTTGTCAGCCCAATGGTGCGAACTCGAGCCACGGCACAGCCCCTGTGCGATCGCCTGGGTCTCCAGATGCAGATCCGCGACGGTCTGCGGGAAATTCACTATGGTCAGTGGGAAGGCCTCTCTCCGGAAGAGGTGAATGCCAAGTTTCACGATGACTATGTGCGCTGGCTGGCGGATCCGGGCTGGAATGCCCCCACAGGGGGTGAGCGGGGGATTGACATCTACTACCGCAGTAATGCCGTCCTCTTAGAAATTGAACGGGAGTATCCCGACGGCAATGTTCTGCTTGTTTCCCACAAAGCCACCATTCGGATTATGCTCTGTGGCCTTCTGGGTATTGATGTGGGACGGTTTCGCGATCGCATTGCTGCCCCAGTGGCCAGTGTCAGTGTTGTGGAGTATACCTCCCGTGGACCACTGCTCCTTGCTCTGGCGGAGCGATCGCACCTGAGTCCAGAACTGCGGCACCTGCCGGGCACCTAA